TGATTCAGTTTGATGCAAACGATATCTTTGGTCGAGGTCCGCAGAATGCGAATTTTGACCATCGCATCAGCATCGATGTCTATTGGGCTCGACAGCCACTCCTGTATGGCTTTCTCTGCGGAATCGGACTCACCGAGAAGTTGCAAGGAACACCAACCGCTTGACGCCAAATCGCTGCGTCGCTCCCAATAAGGGCGGACTGAATCTTTTATAAAGCGGCAACCAATGATAGGTTCCGCAATGGTGCTTGCCTCCATCGCTTGAAGCAATCGCTGTTGATTCACCTGTCCGTCCATTTCCAACACCATTTGAAGCTGGCAATCGGAAAGATAGCTGACCATGTAATTAAACCTGTCACTTCCGTTTGCAGGCAGTCGGTTTGGGATTGCCATGTTCTGATTTACCTCACTGACATTCATTTACGAAACACCCCTTTACCTACAATTTTTGAAAGAAAAACAGTCAGGAAAAAATATCCTGACTGTCCTTTTTATCAGCAAATCCCAGAGATTCTATCGAATTGATACCTTGTATTCCTCTAACCACATGTTTATCTGGACGAGATATTCGATCAGCTTCGTTGATTGAGCGAGATTCATAGGTGCTTTTCCATCCAGTACAAATTGGATTACAGACTTATTAATTAAAGGTAATAGAGGCGAATTAGGATTGGCTAGAATTTGTTTCATATGGTCCAGAATCGCATGGTAATACTCCGGATGATAGGTCATCGGATATGCGCTTTTGTTGCGATACAATACTTCCTGCGGCAAATATCCTTTGTACGCTCTGCGAAGCAAGCCTTTTTCGATTTGATCAATATTTTTTACTTTCCATGGGACATTCCACAAATATTCAACCAGACGGTAATCACAATAGGGAACACGTACTTCAAACCCCGTATACATGCTCATTCGATCCTTGCGATCCAATAGCAACGGAAGAAAACGCGTGATAAAGAGGTACGACATTTTGCGCTGTTGAGCTTCCAAAGCTGTCTCCCCTTCCAAAGGGTGTACCTCTGCAATCCCTTCTTCGTACCGCCTGCGAAGATATTCTTGTGGGCGAATCTTTTCGATGGCTTCTTCATTTAAAAATGAGCTCCACCCGTCATGCTCCATCCAAGGGAATTTCCCTGAGTTCAAGAATTTCTCCTTCTGAAACCAAGGGTACCCGTTAAATACTTCGTCTGCCGATTCACCTGATAGCGAGACGGTCGCTTTTTTCTTCATTTCCCGGCAGAACAAATAGAGCGAGGTATCCGTCTCCCCTAATCCTGGGAGATCACGCGCTCTCAACGGCATATGAAAATGAGTAATCAGATCTTGGGCGTTGAAGGTAATCTCTTGATGCTTGGTTTGTACATGCTCTGAGACTGATTTTGCCCATGGCGCGTCCAAACTAATGTGAAGCAAACCTTCTTCAAAATGCTGATCATTGTCAACAAAATCTACCGAATAGGTTTGCAACGTTTTCCCTTTTTTACGGAGCTCCTCAGCGGCTAAAGCAACCAAGCCACTAGAGTCCAAGCCCCCAGACAGCATACTAACCAATGGCAGGTCAGAGATTAACTGACGTTTTACCGTGTCTTGTAACAGACCGCGTATCGTTTCTGTCGTTGTCTCCATATCATCGGTATGCACCTTGCTCGCCAGTTTCCAGTATGGCCTTGTTCTGATTTGATCCTTCGTGACTGTTACACAATGTCCAGCTCGCACCTCCCTTACATTGCGGAAAATGCCAAATCCAGGCGTTCTCGCCGGACCGAGTCCGATAATATCCGCTAACCCATCCGCTTCTACCTCAGGCTTTACTTTTGGATGGGCGAGCAAGGCTTTCAGTTCAGAACCGAACAAGAACGAGCTCCCTCGTTGACAATAAAATAATGGTTTTACACCCAAGTGATCACGTGCTAAAAACAAGCGATGATTTTTTTCGTCCCAAATGGCGAATGCAAAAATTCCATTGAGATGACGGACACATTCCTCTCTCCATTCCAAAAAAGCGTGCAGTAATACTTCCGTGTCAGAATTGGTTTGAAAGGAGTGCCCAAGCAGCTCTAACTGGCGGCGCAGGTCCAAGTAATTATAGATTTCGCCATTAAACGATAAGACACACGTCTGATCTCCTTCTCGGTAGATCATGGGTTGCTTGCCGCCTTCCGGGTCGATCACGATCAGGCGCCGATGCGCAATCGCTGCCCGAGGAGACAACCAATACCCCTCTTCATCTGGCCCACGATGTTGGATCGCTTGAGCCATTTTGTGCAAAATAGCATGCTGGGATGTCAAATCGTCATCCCAATCAAGCCATCCCACAATTCCACACATAGTAACCTCTCCTCTTGTTCGCAAATTTAGTGTTGGGGATGATGCGTTATCGCATTGACTAACTCATTTACCTTTTGCTCTGGGTTTGCTACCAATCCTTCTAAAAGAGCATTCAAGTGCTGCAGCATCCTGCTAATTTCCTTATCGTTGAAGAAACGTCGATAGTAGTTGATATGCAGAACCAAAACTTGTTCATAGAAAAGGATTTCCACTCGTAATGGATGCTCCGTCTGCGCAACCGAATCATAGATGGTAGCGCCGAGGACATCATTAAATCCTCTAAAGACAGAAGAGAAATCAGGAAGCTGTTCGCTTACCAGATAGCTGTCAAATAAAAGCCGATCTCGTGGAATATCGCACCACTCGTATATTTTTTTCAGCGGAGTGTACTCGTATTGACTCGTCTCTACCACTTTCGACTGCATGTTTTGTAGCCAAGACAAGAACCTCATGTTTTGCTCAACGCTCACGCGAATGGGCAAAATATTGAAGAAAAGTCCGACAGAATGTTCGACCTCCATCATCGCTATGCTGCGACCGGAGAAGATCGTACCAAATACAACGTCTTCCTTGCCGCTGTAATGATGGAGCAGCAATGCCCAAGCCCCCTGTACCAATGTATATGGCGTCAGATGATACTTCTTGGACAAGGATAACAGCGCCGAGGAGACTTCTGGCGATACAATGAACCTTTCTTGAGAATAGGGAGGCTCCTCAGCAGACATATTCTTCTTACTCGCTTGTGCCCATTCAAGCGTGGAGCTGGTCATTCCTTTCAGATTCTTCTTCCAAAACAGCTCCGCATCCGTTAAGTCCTGCTGTTTTTGTAGCGCAACATAATCCCGATACGGATATACAGGCACAATATCAATCGCCTTCCCTTGGGAAAACGCTTGATAATATTCGAATAGTCTTTTAACGATCAACGTATAGCTCCAACCATCCTGCAACATCAGATTGAAGACATAAATAAAGTAGTAGACATCCTCTCCTACTTGAATAAGAGCAAGATGCGCATGTGGTGCTTTGCCCATCTCAAATCCTTTTTGTCTTAGCTTTTGAATATAGGATTGCAATTTTTCGTGTTGATTTTCTTCCGGAATGTCCCGCCAATCTTCCTGCTTGATGTGGATATCCACTTTCTCATGAACGATCTGCATCGGTTCATCCAGCTCTTCCCAGATGAAGGAGGTTCGCAAGGCAGGGAATTGTTGGATGAGATGCTGCCATGCATGCTCAAAAGCAGCTACATGGAAAGGGCCGCCCTCTATGCGAAAAGCATGATGAACCACATTCAAACCGGGTTCTGGATGATGCTTGTATCGATAGAGCATATTTTCTTGCATGATCGTCAGCGGATAAACATCCTCCATGTATGGGTTGTCTGCTTTTATCCGATCCAACTGATGCTTATCAAGAGTGGGTAACTCTACTGCTGTTGCCGTTCGCTTCGCACTTTGAGTGGAACCCCCACCTACAACCTCTGCCAGTTCGGCTATGGTTTGGAATTGGAAAATCTGCTGTGGAGTCATTTCCAAACCGAGTTGTTTTGCTCTCGCAACCACTCGAATGGTATGAATGGAGTCCCCGCCCAATCCGAAGAAGTTATTATGTATGCCAACCTTATCCAAGCCCAATATTTCAGCCCAGACATCGGCAAGAATTTTTTCCGTCTCCGTCGTTGGCGGTTCAAAATCCCCTTCCATTTCTGGCACTTCCATAAGCGGCGCAGGAAGCGCTTTGCGGTCCAATTTACCATTCATGTTCACGGGCATTTCCTTGATAAACTCAAAGATAGACGGAACCATGTAATCTGGCAGCTTATCCCGTAAATAACTGCGCAGCTCTGGAATGAACTGGCGAGCAACTCTGTCTGTCAAAGGATCGTTCGCATACGTTTCGATCGGTTGGTAGTTTCTCGCTGGACGATGCCACGCGGTGACCACTGTGTTACGCTGTCTTTTTTCTAGTAAATGCTCAGGTCGGAGCACAGCTTCATAGCTGCCATCCCCGCAATCGCCCATCCAAGCGATATCTACACGGTATCGAAGCTCAGCACCCAACCTCCAAAGCTCCTCCGGGTCTATTCCAGTGCTAGGATGGTTCTGATCTGTTCTCAGCTCTTCCACCGTTTTGAGAGCATCTGGGTCAGCAAGTAATGACTGGTATCGATTCGCCCTGTCCAACCGCGAATTCGGGATTTTCGTAAGTCCTAAGATTTGCGGTTTATATTTGGTCATGATTTGACGAAGTCCATCAATATTTCGGAATCCCTCCTCATGCCAATCCAGCCATGCAAAGTCTTCGATTGTCTGCACTTTTTTGCCGAGATGAAGAATCACATCATAGCGATAGCGAGTTAATTCATTATGATGACTTCCGCGCTTCAGCTTGATTTCTACATGGCTGATTTGATGCAACTGATCTTGAAGCGCATAGAAAAAGGCAGGATCGATAACCAGCTCCTGCTCTTGTCTCATTCGCTTTTGTACGCGGCGTTTCAATTGATCGGTGGTCAATGTCGCCGGTGACTTTTCCATCTCAACCTCAGTGAGGAAGGTTTGCAGTAAAGAAAGATTACGAACATCACCGACAAAGATTGCTCCTTTGTCATTCATGGCATGTATGGCCTTTTTCAGCACATCCAACAGGTAGTTCGCATCCGGGAAATACTGCACGACAGAGT
This genomic stretch from Brevibacillus brevis harbors:
- the asnB gene encoding asparagine synthase (glutamine-hydrolyzing) is translated as MCGIVGWLDWDDDLTSQHAILHKMAQAIQHRGPDEEGYWLSPRAAIAHRRLIVIDPEGGKQPMIYREGDQTCVLSFNGEIYNYLDLRRQLELLGHSFQTNSDTEVLLHAFLEWREECVRHLNGIFAFAIWDEKNHRLFLARDHLGVKPLFYCQRGSSFLFGSELKALLAHPKVKPEVEADGLADIIGLGPARTPGFGIFRNVREVRAGHCVTVTKDQIRTRPYWKLASKVHTDDMETTTETIRGLLQDTVKRQLISDLPLVSMLSGGLDSSGLVALAAEELRKKGKTLQTYSVDFVDNDQHFEEGLLHISLDAPWAKSVSEHVQTKHQEITFNAQDLITHFHMPLRARDLPGLGETDTSLYLFCREMKKKATVSLSGESADEVFNGYPWFQKEKFLNSGKFPWMEHDGWSSFLNEEAIEKIRPQEYLRRRYEEGIAEVHPLEGETALEAQQRKMSYLFITRFLPLLLDRKDRMSMYTGFEVRVPYCDYRLVEYLWNVPWKVKNIDQIEKGLLRRAYKGYLPQEVLYRNKSAYPMTYHPEYYHAILDHMKQILANPNSPLLPLINKSVIQFVLDGKAPMNLAQSTKLIEYLVQINMWLEEYKVSIR